The Thermoanaerobacterium thermosaccharolyticum DSM 571 region ATTGAAGAACTGGCAAAGATGTTTATAGAGATAACAGGATATATAGAAGTTAAGGAAGGTGATGATGTTGTTAGATATCCTATTTACCGGCTTAGAAGTGTTGATGAAGTTTTAAATATGCTGAACTTTACTAAAGAACAAAAAGATAAGGTTAAGGAATTTCTAAGCATTGATTTTTCTGAGTTTTTGGATTCGCCTGCTACTGATATTTCTAGTGGGTGGACGCCTGTTGAAAATGAACTTAAATGGCCATTGTCTAGTGGGTACACAATAACTTCAGGTTTTGGTACGAGGATTGACCCTGTTTATGGTGGAGAAAGGTATCACTCTGGTGTTGATATTGCTGCACCGCTAGGCACTCCAGTCAAAGCTGCAGCAGATGGCGAGGTAGTATATGCAGGATGGAATGACGGTTACGGATTAGTTGTCTTTATATGGCACAGCAACAATTTAGAAACAAGATATGCTCATTTATCTAAAATAGCGGTAAATAAAGGTCAAATTGTAAGAGCAGGTGATGTTATTGGCTATGTAGGTTCTACAGGGAAAAGCACAGGTCCTCATCTTCACTTTGAAGTGAGAAACGGAGGGAAGGCTGTAAATCCGTTAGACTTTTTTAAATAGTATCTAATTGATTATTTGTGAATGAATAAATTATAATGGAGGCAGAGAGATGGAAAAGCTTTATTATATTTTAAATCCTTATAACAGCTGGGAAAATGATGAGGGAGAAGAAAGGAATTTAGAGGCAAGAAGGGCTTTGCAGGAATTTTACGTGGAATTTAAGAAATTGAAACCTTCCAAAAAATATGAAAAAAGAGATATACTTCATATGTCATACATTTTTCACCTTGTTAAAATTAAAAAGGCCCTTAAAGAGCAAAAATACATGAGGGCGTGTAATGAACTGATATCTTTGATGCATTATGAACCATTTCTTCAAGGCAGGATTTATTACAACGTCATTAAATTGTTAGAAGAGGAGGTGGGACGAAGTTTTGTTTAGAACAATTTTTAAGAGAAGGGTAGAAAATAAAAGTTTTTTAGCTAAGATGGATCCGGCTTATGAGTTTAAGTATGCTCTTGAATTTGCTCAACAAATCTATGAAGAAGAAAAAACAAAAGAAGACCAGATTTTAATATTGGATTATATACTTAGCGTTGTTAGAGAAGATTTAAAATATGATATTTTAACGGATATTTTTTATAGGGAAGAATGGTTTGATAGGGAATTGAGAATACAACTTCCTTTTCCTTACTATTATTACAATAAAGAAGGAATCAGGCTTTCAATATATGAAGCCGATGCTGAAGTAAAAGAGGTTGATTTAGCAAAAGAATGTGTTTTAGTTTTTCCATGGCACAGAGAAAAGATGAGAGAAAGTATTAAAAATATAGGGAGAAATGAATTTGTATATCAAAAAACCAATCATAAGGCCTATTATTTTTCACCTATAAATATCTGTTTTGTATATAATGGAATGCATTCTATAGCTGCAGGTGTTGGATTTAAAAGGGGATATATTGAAGCTGATGAATATGATGTCAGTAAACTTTACGATCATGTATATACAGATGGGTTATGCTGGTATAATAGCCATAATAACCAAAAATTAGACGATCTGCTTGATTTCCGTATCGGAATTATTTATGAGATATCAAGGATGAAATATCAAATTGAAAAAGAATAGAAATAGATTTTTATATTGAAGATATATGGACTTTTATGGTATTATATGGATATGGTAATCGGATATAGCAGGGTGTGGTTGCCACCTCTATTTCGCAAAAGAAAGGAGGTGGTGTGATATGAGTACATACCAAGCAATTCAGATAATGATTGCATTTGGGATGTTTACAATATCACTAATCTCCTTGATTGTTAGCCTGATAAAGGATAACAACAAAGGAAAAAAATAATCACCCTGCCCGCCACGCAGAGTGATTAGATAAATTTTTCGCTGTGTGGCGACCGCACTTTGCGGTGCCGATTACCTATGTTTATTATAACACAAAAAAGTGCAAAAGTAAACAATCATTCTATTATTAACACGTTTATGAATTGAACATGCAAAAATTGTATTAAAAGCAGTACGGATTTTTCATTTTCGTTTTACTCAAAACAAAAATCCGAATTTATAACGCACCTCTGCTTATATTTGCAGAAGTGCTTTTAATTTTATGGAGGTGAAAATTTGCTTCTATCAATTATTGTTACTAAACAGATGTCAGAGAAGATAAAAGATATTTTGGAAAGTGGAGAAGATATTGTTTTTAAGCATATTGGTAAACTGGACTCTGAAAGCGTGAAAGATGTATTCTACTCAGCTTCAAGAATTTCTTCTGAGGCTATACTGGTAGATATAGATGTTTTTCCAGGAAAGGAGATTGTTTCTGCACTTCAAAGTTTTAGAATATCAAGGCCAAATACAAGAGTGATCATTATTGCTCCTGAAAGAAAACCAGGCGATGAGATAATTTCTTCTATAGTTGGCCTTGGTATATACGATATAGTTGCAGAGGTAAAAGATTTAGATTGGAATGAGATAATTAATAATGTTTTGCTGTCTACTCCTGCAACATATTCACAGGCTGCAAGATGGCATACAGGGCAGTTTGTAAGTGATGGTGGACGAAATAGAGAAAGAGTAGTAATAGAAGAGAGACCTTCTGGTGTTATTGTTATAGCAGTTGCTGGTGCCGCACATGGTTTGGGATGTACTCATACAGCTTTTTCTTTAGCTTCTTTTCTTTCACGTTCAGGCTATTCGGTAGCTGTTATAGAGGATAACCAAAGACCTGCGTTCTCATATTTCATAAATGTTTTGAAAGCAAAAGAAGGGAAAGTAAAAGATTCGCATGTGATTCATGGAATAGATATTTTTGCATTAAATGAGAGTAAAGACAGAGGTGATTGGAATTTTGATACGTTGGTCAAAGAGATTAAGGCAGGACAATATGAATATGTCATTAGAGATCTTGGTGTTTTGGATTCGTCAAGGATTAGAGAGATGTATAGAGCAGATGAGGCTTTTATTGTTGCATCGGCTGCAAAATGGAGATGGAATGAGTGTATGGATAAGCTTGACAATGAATTTAGTATTATCTTTCCTTTAGCATCAAACAGTGATGTAGATGAATTTTCTTTTTATACATATATTAAAGGAACGGCTTTTCCTTACTGTCCCAACCCTTTCAGTAAAGACAATGATTCGGTCATTTTAAAGCTACTTGATCCGGTATTACCAAATAGACGGAAAAAGAGAGCTTTATTTGAAAAGTTACTGATTTAGAAACAGATTTTGCATTCTTATGTTGTAGATATCTACGTTATTGTGGTATTATATGGATAGAGTAATCGGATATAGCAGGGTGTGGTTGCCACTTTCCCGCGAAGGGAGGTGGTTGCTTATGATGAATACATATGAAACATTGTCTTTAATGATAATGTTTGGAATGTTCGTCATAGCAATTCTTAGTTTTAACAGAAAAAAATAACCACCCTGCTGCAACCAGAGTGGTTATAACTTTATAACTTACGCTGGGCGACCGCACTTTGCGGTGCCGATTACTCTCACTTATATTATAACACGATGAACATAAAAGTAAACAGTATTTTAGTGTTTTGTTCTTAGTTTAATAAAGGGAGATTTATACATGATTTTGAGAAAGCAGCTAAAAAATAGCAAACTTGGGTATCACTTTATTTTTGCAGGTGCTTTACTGATTTCTTTTACGGAAATTATTAGAAGATACATTGTAGTTGGAGATTTCGTAGATGGACTTTGCATAGGAATAGGTATTGGGCTAGAAATCCTTGGAATCATAGCTTTAAGGAAATACTATAATAGTCAAAGAGTGTCTAATCAGTAAATTGAGATAAAATGATTTTCACTACATTTTGTTTGAAAATTATATTGTATAAAATTCTATTATAGAAGTACGGATTTTTCATTTTCGCTTTGCTAATCAAAAATCCGAATTTATAACGCACCTCTGCTTATATTTGCAGAAGTGCTTTTATTTTTTGTATATTTTTTGGGTCTAAATAATGGAAAGTACTCTTGCGAGTACTTTTTTAAAATTTGCCTCCCGCTTTTTGGATTATACGCCTGCTCGGTTTACGGTCAAGAGGTTCGCTTTTGCCGTGTGAGCATATCCTCCTTTCGCTGCGCTTCAGTCCGGTATCCCTCCCACGCCTCTTGACCTTCAATTCGCAGGCTCTGTTTTTATTCCCTGCCGGGAGGCAAATTTAATTTTGATTTGAGCTTAATGTTTTGGGTCTTAGTAGAGTAGCATGTTTCAATATTATGATTTCTTAAAGGGGGATATCGAGATGGAAGTGATTAATGGTTTTGTTAAATGGAATTATGAGACAGACAGATATAACATAGGAGGGTATGATCTGCATTCTGGTGATTTCGTAGATTTATGGGATAATTGGAGTCTTAGATGGATATGTGGCAGGGTCGAGTTTAGAGATGGTAGATATGTATTATTAACAATAGATAAGGAGATCAAAGAGTTTTCTCTGAATCAAAAAGCAAAATTTTATAATATTTAGAAAAAATAACATGAATATGGATGTTTATGATATAATATAAGTGTAATGTTTCAAGAAAATTCGGATATATTAATGTTTTAAAAATAAGGAGTGATATTAAAATGCCAGAAATAACGAGGTTTTATGGGATAGTAATAAAAATGTATTTTGGAGATCATTTACCACCGCATTTTCATGCTATATATGGTGAATATGTAGGTATGTTTAACATAAATACTTTAGAAATGATTGAGGGAGATCTTCCTAAAAGGGCAAGAGAAATGATTATTGAGTGGGCAAGTAAATATCAAAACGAGCTATTAGATATTTGGGAAAGTCAAAAATTCATAAGGTTACCCGGATTGGAGTGATGAGATATGTATAAAATTATTGATGTAAAGGCTGCAGATGATTACAAATTGATTGTTACTTTTGAAAATGGAGTAATAAAAGAATATGATATCAAACAAAAACTTAATGAATGGCCATTTGAACTATTAAAAAATAAAGCATATTTTAGAGCAGTAAAAGTTGACGTTGGAGGGTATGGCATAAGTTGGAACAGTGATATAGACTTAAGTGAATATGAACTTTGGAATAACGGAAAGAGCATAAGTTTGGCTTGATAAAAATGTCAAATAGGACAGCTTTATACAGGAGGGAATATATATGTCATTACCAAAAGAAAGTAAAAAATATACGTATGCTGATTATTTGACGTGGCCGGAAGGAGAAAGATGGGAGATAATAAATGGAGTTCCATATAATATGAGTCCATCACTGGAGCGGAAACATCAGAAAGTTGTAGGAGAATTATTTGCTTATATCCATAATTATTTAAAAGGAAAGACTTGTGAGGTCTATAATGCTCCATTTGATGTAAGATTGCTTGATGAGAATGTTAGTGATGATGTGACAAATGTAGTACAGCCTGACATAGTGATAGTGTGTGATCCGAGAAAACTGGATGATAAAGGCTGTAAAGGAAGTCCTGATATGATTGTAGAAGTAGTTTCTCCTTCAACATTAAAGAGGGATTTAAAAGAAAAATTTTATTTATATGAAAAGGCTGGAGTAAAAGTATATTGGATCGTATTTCCTGATGAAAAAACTGTGCTGTCGTACCATTTAGGCGAAGATGGTAAATACAAAAGACCAGAAGTATATTCAGAAGAAGACAATATAAAGGTAGGGATTTTTGAATCATTGGAAATCGATTTGAAAGATGTATTTGATTATTAAAATGAAAGAAAGGAGCTTTTAAAATGAGAAAAACTGTTTCTATGGTCATTGCGTTTTTACTAATCTTTTTATCCATTCCTGTTTTTGCTTTAGCTTCAAGTCAGAGTGATGAATTACCTTATCAAGACTGGATAGACAAAGGCTGGATAAAAGCAATATCACCTGATGAAAATGGTCATGACAAATTAGGATGGTATAGTATTATGCCGGGTAAAGAAAAAGAAATAGCATATAGCGATAAGCTTAAAAATACGGACAGATTAATTGTTGTAGTTGGAAGCTTTTTAGCAAATAATAATTTAGAATATTATCAAAGTGAAGGTGGTAGTGCGGTTGCGTTATGCGATGTTACTAAACTGAGAGAAAATTATAAAGAATTATATGGCGAAATCAAGTATAATAATCCTGACACATTAAAATACGATTTTTGGAAAGGACTTGTTACAATAAATCTTGTCAGCATTAATGGTACTCCGTGGCAAGAGACGAAATACAAAGATGTATTGCTTCAAAATTTTTATGATAGATGGGAAGGTTTAAAAGATCCTGCATACAATAGATATTTGATTGATCCTAAGTGGAATGGATATACTGATGAATGTATCTATAATTGGGATGGGGTAGATGTTTGGATTGGAAAAGACGACATTACTGTAAGATATGAGCTTAAAGAAAATAAAGGGAAACTGCCGACGGAAGTCATATCCGATAATGGAGTCTCAATGATACCGCTTAGAGGCGTAATGGAAGAATTGGGTGCGACAGTTGATTACGACTCTAAAACACAAGAAATAACCATAAAAGATAAAGGAAAAACAGTTGTATTAAAAGTAGGTTCTGATAATGCAGTAGTAGATGGAAACACTGTTAAAATGCCAAGAAAAGTATATGTCAAAAGTGGATATACAATGCTTCCTCTAAGATTTGTAGCTGAGAATTTAGACCATGCAGTACAGTATTTAAATGATGGGACAATAATGATATGGAGAGCTAAATATACTACGCCTCCGAGTATATAATGCTTACTTTATAGAAGCTTCAGGTGAAACTGAGGCTTCTTTTTTTATAGAAAAAATTTAAAAGGAGTTGATGCTTTTGTCAAAAAGATTTAAAAGAATTCTATCTATTATCACTTTAATTACTTTTTTGACAGGATTAATTTATATGCCAAAGTCTAAGAATGTTTATGCTGCAGTAATAGATGATTCAGGAGATTTGAATTTAGCCATTGATACTCCTGTAACAATTACGGCAATAATTCCTTTTGCAAACCCAATTCCACCAAAATCTAATGATAAGAAACTTTACTCAGGCAAGTGGAATGTGATGGTAGATGGTACGCTTGCAGGATATGACAAGGTAGTAAGACACATCTATTCAGGTGGCAGTGCAGAACAGTACAATTTTATAAAATACAGCACTATACCACAGTGGATAACAGCGTTTGGTGGTAATCCATCTTTCGTTAATACATATTTAAGTCAAATCAAGCTTAATATATCTGGTTCTGACCGAGTATATATTAGATATCTTACGGAGCTTTGTGGTGCTCATGTGACAGGATATAAGGTATTGGATGAGAAGGGAGGCAAAGGAGAAGTATATGTTGCTACAACAAGACCTCCTTCTGCAAACATATCTATTTCACCAGCAAATCCTAAGGAAAATGATAATGTAAAGATTATGGTTTCTGGAACATCATTTTTTAATTTCTGGAATACCGATTTAAAAAATACTTTAGGACTTCAAGATAAAATTGTATATACAGTTGACATAGATGGACAAAGAGTTATTAGCGCTAAGACATTGTTAAATCAACAAAATTTTACTGATACAATTGCAAAGACTTTTAATGCTGGCCAGCATACTATAACTTTGTATGTTAGAGATGCTGTAGATAGGCTTACAAGAAAAGATTTCACATTTACGGTAAGTGCTGCAGCAACACCACCACCTCCACCAGGAAATATACAAGCGGGAATAAATCTTACGTTAGATCCACCATCTCTTAAAATAGGAACAACAGGAAATGTAAATGCGACCATTGATGCCAGTTCATCAGTATCGAGTGGTACAGGACCTTTTGGTGCAAGATTTTGGCTGCAGGTGAATGGAACAGATTTATTGGGTTCAGATGGCACAGTATTGCAGAATTTAGCGTCTCTTTCACAGGCAAAATATACAAAATTAATAAGTAATGCAAAACCGGGAGATAAAGTTTGGGCGAAAGTCCGAGTTTATGACCAAAGTATAAACAAGACTTCAGAAGTAGAGACGACAAAAATAATTGGTCAATATGAAGATGCGCCAACGCCGGAACCTACACCTCCACCAGCCCCAACACCTGTACCGCCAGTTGCCGGAATAAATGCCCCATCAGAAGTTATACAGGGTGATGATGTTAGAATAAGTTCTTCCAGTTATGATCCAGATGGGGTTATAACAAATTATAGCTGGGGATTCAGCCCGTCAAGCGGCATTGAAGGCTCTATTTCAGGTGACAGTGGAACAATATCTTTTAGCAATATTGGGACATATACAATAAAGCTTACTGTAACAGACAATGATGGATTAAAAGACACTGCAGAGAAACAGATAGAAGTAAAACCTGCTATTCCTGAAGCGTTTTTTGATTATACAGGAGCATTAAAAGAAAACAGAAAAGTAGTTTTAGATGCATCAGGAAGCTATACGTCGCCGAAATATCCAATGGTTTGGGATGCAACAGAATGGGAGATAACACCTGTAAGCAGTGGTTTGACGCAGGATGATATAAAGATAGTGTCATCAACGGATATGAAAACAAGAACAGTTCTCTTTAAGAAAGCTGGAGATTACAAAGTAAGAGTAAAAGTAAAAAACAGTGCAGGAAATTACTCTGATTGGTATGAAAAGACATTAACCGTTGTTGAAGATTTACCGCCTGTTGCTGACTTTTTTGTAATGACAACTGCTTTAAGAGACCCTGCAAACAGTAATATGGCAAAGATACAGCTTATAGATGCTTCTTATTCTCCTGATGGAGATAAAATCGTTCAAAGAATCTGGAAATACAAATATGACAGTAATAATGATGGAAATTTTGATGATGAACAATGGGTAACTTTAGACAGCGGTAATAATGTTAATCTTGTTTTGTATACAAAAGATGTTGGTAAGTATTTATTTGAGCTTTCAGTTAAAGAAGATTTTGGGGAGGAAACTATACCTGAGTTTGTGTCACCATCTGATTACAAAACTGCTGATACTTCAAATAAACCTATGAAAGATAAGATATGTGAAGTAATAAACTTACAGCCTGTAGTAGATTTTGAGATGTATGAAAAGAAAAAAGCAGAATTGGTCATAAGGGTTGGTAAACTGAATAATTATGATGCAAGGGTAAAACAACTGGAGGATGGTATAAATAATTTATTAATACCGCTTTTAAAGAGCAAAAATATTGATGTGAAAGTTATTGATAGCGACTTTGGAACAGGAACATATGGCGGTAATACAAGCTTCAATGGCAGCCAGTATACTGTGTCGAGTTATATTATTAAAGCAACAGTAGATACTACAGGTAGGTTTGGAGTTACTACAGTGGAAGGATTTCCGGGAATTACGACAGATGATAATAAATTTTTGCTTTATGCAGGAGATGTTTCAGGTACATCTGCACTTGTAGTGAAGATAGATGGCAATTTATATAATTTATATGGCTATACGCCTACTTCAATTATTACATCTGATGGAAAGATAACAGTGAATTATGGAACAATAAATGGAGTGGATATACAAGTAATATATACAATATATGATGATAAATATGTACTTATTAACTTCGTCGCGACAAATAAAACAAACGTACAAAAAAATATAGGATTTAAGATATATTATGATACATGTGTTGCAGGTAATGATGGTTCTCCTATAAAAGTAGTAGATAAAGGATTTGAGATTTACAATGATTCTTATCAGGTCAGAGCGGTCGGTGTATTGAAAAATAATGATGTAGTTACGCCTCCAACAGATTGGCGTATGGAACACTGGAGCAGTAGCAATTTTACTTATTTCCCTTACGACGATGGAATTCCGCATTATTCTAACAGCTACTATGTTGGACAAACATATCAGACTAGTGATACAGCCATAAGTTTATGGTGGCATTCTCAAGAAGTTTCACCCAATCAGAAAAAAAGCATAACTACTCTACTTGGTATTGAAAGGCCTACTGAAGCAAAATTAAGTATGATCAGGGATAGTCTTTTAAATACTGTTTTCAGCGATTTAGATGCTGGCAAGTATGTATTACTATTTGATGATTTATCTTTTTTAGATTATAGTGATGATAATGCTAAAACTAATTTTGCTAATACAATAAATCAATTGTCATCAAAATTAATAATGGCAGGACAGACGAGTTTTCCTACATCACAAGCAGATGGACTTATTGGCTTAATAACAGATGGGGGATTTAAAACTATTGATGACAATATAAGCAATCAGCTTACAGCTATTGCGAATTATATTGCAAAAGATTTAGAAAATCAGCAGAATATTATTGAAAAGTATGTCGTATTAGGCGAGCCGATAGATATAAAGACATATTACAATGATCCGGAAAACGACCCTAAATATCAAGAAAGATGGATGTACATTCATGATCCGAATTACTTTGAAAACAGTTTGGGACTTGCTGACTTTAATGAAAAATATCTGAATAGTCCTGTAACTGTATTTGATAAGGTTGGTAAATATGAGGTCCAGTATCAGGCGAGGGATAATCCTAAAGATGATGATAGATTTGATAACTACAGATTGTGGAGCTATAAGCCCTTAAGCACTATGTATATATATGTCCACAGAAGACCTATTGCACAGTTTGCTGTGTCGATGACGCCCAGCGGTTCTAATTATGTTGTTTCAATTGCTGACCAGAGTTATGACCTTGACCATATGTCACTACCTAATAAAGGTATACAAGCATGGGAATGGAAATGGAAAGAAGTAAATGAAGCAACATGGCACGATGGGAAAATGTCAGGTACTTTTCCTGTAGGCAATACTTATTTGGTGTATCTTAGGGTGCAAGATTTAGAAGGAGCATGGAGCGAGCCAAAAGTGCAGACAATAACGACGCAGAACATAAACTTACCTCCTGTTGCACAGTTTACTGTTAATCCAATTACACAGGTTATTAATAAAACAGTTACAATAACTGATCAAAGCTATGATCCAAATGGCGATCCTATTGCGGAGTGGCAGTGGAGAGTGCAAAAGCCTGACGGTACGTGGATAAATTATGGCGGTACAATGCCAAATAAT contains the following coding sequences:
- a CDS encoding M23 family metallopeptidase; its protein translation is MQVLGKVIIAFLPDDLGSVLKFALLFILIPIVFLTLAFAGPVTAYEKIPLVSYEQVQMYISTAEKVSESTKNPYSEGVEVDWKDLVAIDAVRFKQDFSKANLNEIEELAKMFIEITGYIEVKEGDDVVRYPIYRLRSVDEVLNMLNFTKEQKDKVKEFLSIDFSEFLDSPATDISSGWTPVENELKWPLSSGYTITSGFGTRIDPVYGGERYHSGVDIAAPLGTPVKAAADGEVVYAGWNDGYGLVVFIWHSNNLETRYAHLSKIAVNKGQIVRAGDVIGYVGSTGKSTGPHLHFEVRNGGKAVNPLDFFK
- a CDS encoding PKD domain-containing protein, which codes for MPKSKNVYAAVIDDSGDLNLAIDTPVTITAIIPFANPIPPKSNDKKLYSGKWNVMVDGTLAGYDKVVRHIYSGGSAEQYNFIKYSTIPQWITAFGGNPSFVNTYLSQIKLNISGSDRVYIRYLTELCGAHVTGYKVLDEKGGKGEVYVATTRPPSANISISPANPKENDNVKIMVSGTSFFNFWNTDLKNTLGLQDKIVYTVDIDGQRVISAKTLLNQQNFTDTIAKTFNAGQHTITLYVRDAVDRLTRKDFTFTVSAAATPPPPPGNIQAGINLTLDPPSLKIGTTGNVNATIDASSSVSSGTGPFGARFWLQVNGTDLLGSDGTVLQNLASLSQAKYTKLISNAKPGDKVWAKVRVYDQSINKTSEVETTKIIGQYEDAPTPEPTPPPAPTPVPPVAGINAPSEVIQGDDVRISSSSYDPDGVITNYSWGFSPSSGIEGSISGDSGTISFSNIGTYTIKLTVTDNDGLKDTAEKQIEVKPAIPEAFFDYTGALKENRKVVLDASGSYTSPKYPMVWDATEWEITPVSSGLTQDDIKIVSSTDMKTRTVLFKKAGDYKVRVKVKNSAGNYSDWYEKTLTVVEDLPPVADFFVMTTALRDPANSNMAKIQLIDASYSPDGDKIVQRIWKYKYDSNNDGNFDDEQWVTLDSGNNVNLVLYTKDVGKYLFELSVKEDFGEETIPEFVSPSDYKTADTSNKPMKDKICEVINLQPVVDFEMYEKKKAELVIRVGKLNNYDARVKQLEDGINNLLIPLLKSKNIDVKVIDSDFGTGTYGGNTSFNGSQYTVSSYIIKATVDTTGRFGVTTVEGFPGITTDDNKFLLYAGDVSGTSALVVKIDGNLYNLYGYTPTSIITSDGKITVNYGTINGVDIQVIYTIYDDKYVLINFVATNKTNVQKNIGFKIYYDTCVAGNDGSPIKVVDKGFEIYNDSYQVRAVGVLKNNDVVTPPTDWRMEHWSSSNFTYFPYDDGIPHYSNSYYVGQTYQTSDTAISLWWHSQEVSPNQKKSITTLLGIERPTEAKLSMIRDSLLNTVFSDLDAGKYVLLFDDLSFLDYSDDNAKTNFANTINQLSSKLIMAGQTSFPTSQADGLIGLITDGGFKTIDDNISNQLTAIANYIAKDLENQQNIIEKYVVLGEPIDIKTYYNDPENDPKYQERWMYIHDPNYFENSLGLADFNEKYLNSPVTVFDKVGKYEVQYQARDNPKDDDRFDNYRLWSYKPLSTMYIYVHRRPIAQFAVSMTPSGSNYVVSIADQSYDLDHMSLPNKGIQAWEWKWKEVNEATWHDGKMSGTFPVGNTYLVYLRVQDLEGAWSEPKVQTITTQNINLPPVAQFTVNPITQVINKTVTITDQSYDPNGDPIAEWQWRVQKPDGTWINYGGTMPNNISSLGVGTYTIELKVRC
- the dhiT gene encoding type II toxin-antitoxin system toxin DhiT; the protein is MPEITRFYGIVIKMYFGDHLPPHFHAIYGEYVGMFNINTLEMIEGDLPKRAREMIIEWASKYQNELLDIWESQKFIRLPGLE
- a CDS encoding DUF2442 domain-containing protein, with the protein product MYKIIDVKAADDYKLIVTFENGVIKEYDIKQKLNEWPFELLKNKAYFRAVKVDVGGYGISWNSDIDLSEYELWNNGKSISLA
- a CDS encoding putative holin-like toxin, whose translation is MSTYQAIQIMIAFGMFTISLISLIVSLIKDNNKGKK
- a CDS encoding DUF5348 domain-containing protein, producing the protein MEVINGFVKWNYETDRYNIGGYDLHSGDFVDLWDNWSLRWICGRVEFRDGRYVLLTIDKEIKEFSLNQKAKFYNI
- a CDS encoding stalk domain-containing protein, with the translated sequence MRKTVSMVIAFLLIFLSIPVFALASSQSDELPYQDWIDKGWIKAISPDENGHDKLGWYSIMPGKEKEIAYSDKLKNTDRLIVVVGSFLANNNLEYYQSEGGSAVALCDVTKLRENYKELYGEIKYNNPDTLKYDFWKGLVTINLVSINGTPWQETKYKDVLLQNFYDRWEGLKDPAYNRYLIDPKWNGYTDECIYNWDGVDVWIGKDDITVRYELKENKGKLPTEVISDNGVSMIPLRGVMEELGATVDYDSKTQEITIKDKGKTVVLKVGSDNAVVDGNTVKMPRKVYVKSGYTMLPLRFVAENLDHAVQYLNDGTIMIWRAKYTTPPSI
- a CDS encoding Uma2 family endonuclease, producing MSLPKESKKYTYADYLTWPEGERWEIINGVPYNMSPSLERKHQKVVGELFAYIHNYLKGKTCEVYNAPFDVRLLDENVSDDVTNVVQPDIVIVCDPRKLDDKGCKGSPDMIVEVVSPSTLKRDLKEKFYLYEKAGVKVYWIVFPDEKTVLSYHLGEDGKYKRPEVYSEEDNIKVGIFESLEIDLKDVFDY
- a CDS encoding DUF6710 family protein; the encoded protein is MFRTIFKRRVENKSFLAKMDPAYEFKYALEFAQQIYEEEKTKEDQILILDYILSVVREDLKYDILTDIFYREEWFDRELRIQLPFPYYYYNKEGIRLSIYEADAEVKEVDLAKECVLVFPWHREKMRESIKNIGRNEFVYQKTNHKAYYFSPINICFVYNGMHSIAAGVGFKRGYIEADEYDVSKLYDHVYTDGLCWYNSHNNQKLDDLLDFRIGIIYEISRMKYQIEKE
- a CDS encoding putative holin-like toxin, whose product is MNTYETLSLMIMFGMFVIAILSFNRKK